From Candidatus Zymogenaceae bacterium, the proteins below share one genomic window:
- a CDS encoding UDP-N-acetylmuramoyl-tripeptide--D-alanyl-D-alanine ligase produces the protein MVDSAHIRLAADEIARMTGAERIGISKGMECVGVSTDSRSIGPGELFVALEGDRFDGHDFLKDVTKRGAGAVLIKRTRIESLPRDVCAFAVDDTLFALGELARGHRERLPARVVGITGSNGKTTTKELIYDVLSRRFRTEKSRGNFNNLIGLPMMLLSMDETCEVIVVELGMNTPGEMKRLVAIAGPDIGVITNIGPVHLEGVGSIEGVYREKREMFLGLPDDGVAVFEDDGPFSDRLRRDVNTRAVTFGFGPGADVRAQNIGERDDGAADVEFVVPEGAFRATFHIPGRHNLKNSLAALAVGSALGVDTDAMKEAVEASRPVSMRMELAETKDGVMVLNDTYNANPVSVKAALEFLALESKRRGGRLLAALGDMLELGDYAREGHETVGETAAREGYEKLFILGDHSSDVARGAVRGGIKESAIRIYGRDTQSSLIDELVQEVRPGDHVLIKGSRGMCMERVANALLDSDEAH, from the coding sequence GTGGTTGATTCCGCACACATACGGCTCGCCGCGGACGAGATAGCCCGGATGACCGGGGCGGAGCGTATAGGAATTTCGAAGGGGATGGAATGTGTCGGTGTGTCCACCGATTCAAGGAGCATCGGGCCGGGGGAGCTTTTCGTCGCCCTCGAGGGCGATCGATTTGACGGCCATGACTTCCTCAAAGACGTTACAAAAAGGGGCGCCGGGGCCGTGTTGATCAAAAGGACGCGCATTGAGAGCCTTCCCCGGGACGTTTGTGCGTTCGCGGTTGACGACACCCTCTTCGCCCTGGGGGAGTTGGCCCGAGGACACCGGGAGCGGCTTCCCGCACGGGTGGTGGGGATTACCGGCTCCAACGGCAAGACGACCACCAAGGAATTGATATACGACGTGCTATCCCGGCGCTTTCGCACGGAAAAGAGCCGGGGCAATTTCAACAACCTCATCGGTCTGCCGATGATGCTGCTCTCCATGGATGAAACATGCGAAGTGATCGTGGTTGAGCTGGGGATGAACACGCCCGGGGAGATGAAGCGGCTGGTTGCCATCGCCGGGCCGGATATCGGCGTCATCACCAACATCGGCCCGGTTCATCTTGAGGGTGTGGGAAGCATTGAGGGGGTGTACCGGGAGAAGCGTGAGATGTTCCTGGGGCTTCCCGATGACGGCGTCGCGGTTTTCGAGGACGACGGCCCCTTTTCAGATCGCCTCAGGCGGGATGTGAATACGCGCGCCGTCACCTTCGGATTCGGCCCGGGTGCGGATGTCAGGGCGCAAAACATCGGGGAGCGGGACGACGGTGCGGCGGATGTGGAGTTCGTCGTGCCGGAAGGCGCCTTTCGCGCGACGTTTCATATCCCCGGCCGCCATAACCTGAAGAACTCCCTTGCGGCGCTGGCCGTCGGATCGGCCCTGGGGGTGGATACGGACGCCATGAAAGAGGCCGTTGAGGCGTCGCGGCCGGTGTCGATGCGCATGGAGCTTGCCGAGACGAAAGACGGGGTGATGGTGCTCAACGACACCTACAACGCCAACCCGGTGTCCGTAAAGGCGGCCCTCGAATTCCTGGCCCTGGAATCGAAGAGGCGGGGCGGGCGGCTTTTAGCCGCCCTGGGGGATATGTTGGAGCTGGGAGACTACGCCCGGGAGGGACACGAGACGGTGGGGGAGACTGCGGCCCGGGAGGGATACGAGAAGCTCTTCATCCTGGGAGATCATTCGTCGGATGTGGCCCGGGGGGCGGTGCGTGGGGGGATTAAGGAATCGGCGATCAGAATATACGGCAGGGACACCCAGTCGTCTCTGATCGACGAACTCGTACAAGAGGTTCGTCCCGGCGATCATGTATTGATAAAGGGATCCAGGGGGATGTGCATGGAGCGGGTGGCGAACGCCCTTTTGGATTCGGACGAGGCCCACTAA
- a CDS encoding phospho-N-acetylmuramoyl-pentapeptide-transferase yields MFYHLSQWLADSASFFNLFRYITFRTIYASLTALVICLVFGPMFIRKLRDLQVGQPIREDGPTSHFQKAGTPTMGGVLIVFSVVISTLLWADLSNLYIFMVLFVTISYAAIGFVDDYRKQIKKDSRGLPGRYKLLWQVIVGILVGVMLYMDPNFNTELSVPFLKNVTPDLGWFYIPFAIFVIVGTSNAVNLTDGLDGLAIGPVVSVAATYLVFAYVSGHIDFADYLLITFIPEAGELSVFCGTMVGAGIGFLWYNSHPAEIFMGDVGALSLGGAIGMVAVATKHELLLVIVGGLFVVETLSVIIQVGYFKLKKRRILKMAPLHHHFELLGWPEPKIIVRFWIISIMFALLAISTLKIR; encoded by the coding sequence ATGTTTTATCACCTGTCGCAATGGCTGGCCGATTCGGCGTCGTTTTTCAACCTGTTTCGGTATATAACGTTCAGGACCATTTACGCCAGCCTCACGGCGCTGGTCATCTGCCTGGTGTTCGGTCCGATGTTCATCCGAAAGCTGCGGGATCTCCAGGTGGGTCAGCCGATTCGGGAAGACGGCCCGACGTCTCATTTTCAGAAGGCGGGCACCCCCACCATGGGCGGCGTCCTGATCGTTTTCAGCGTGGTTATCTCGACACTGTTGTGGGCCGATCTCTCGAATCTGTATATATTCATGGTGCTTTTTGTGACGATCTCGTATGCCGCCATCGGCTTTGTGGATGATTACAGAAAGCAGATCAAGAAGGATTCCCGGGGACTCCCCGGAAGATACAAGCTTTTGTGGCAGGTGATCGTGGGAATACTGGTAGGCGTGATGCTCTACATGGACCCCAATTTCAACACAGAGCTGTCGGTGCCGTTTTTGAAGAATGTGACCCCGGACTTGGGATGGTTCTATATCCCCTTTGCGATATTCGTCATCGTCGGGACATCGAACGCGGTGAACCTCACCGACGGACTGGACGGCCTGGCCATCGGGCCGGTGGTGAGCGTCGCCGCAACGTACCTGGTATTCGCCTATGTGTCCGGCCACATCGATTTCGCCGACTATCTGCTCATCACCTTCATCCCCGAGGCGGGGGAGTTGTCGGTGTTCTGCGGGACGATGGTGGGTGCGGGCATCGGATTCCTGTGGTATAACTCCCACCCCGCCGAGATTTTCATGGGAGACGTGGGCGCCCTTTCACTGGGCGGCGCCATCGGCATGGTGGCGGTGGCCACCAAGCACGAGCTGCTCCTGGTGATCGTGGGGGGACTGTTTGTCGTGGAAACGCTGTCCGTGATCATCCAGGTGGGCTACTTCAAGCTGAAAAAGCGCAGAATCCTCAAGATGGCCCCCCTGCACCATCACTTCGAGCTTCTCGGGTGGCCGGAGCCGAAAATAATTGTGCGTTTTTGGATTATTTCCATCATGTTTGCGTTACTGGCAATAAGTACTTTAAAGATACGATGA
- the murD gene encoding UDP-N-acetylmuramoyl-L-alanine--D-glutamate ligase has product MDPARRHDLSGERVLVVGGALTGISVCRFLARRGSRVTLTDLSNLAGKESELSALAGLGVNLVIGGHRDRDFLDADLIVVSPGVPLFIESLVKAKQAGVTIIGDVELASWYLKAPILAVTGTNGKTTTTALLGEMLDACNLSVAVGGNIGEPLVDLVEGSENLDCVVAELSSFQLEAIDTFRPHVAVLLNITPDHLDRYPGFEEYVLSKMRIFENQTGEDYAVLNADDLEVTARTERIRPKRVCFSGQKALDEGVIWDDGRIVCRMEGASYSYNPEGSALTGVHNRENIMAAVAAAAVMGCAGEAVDRAIHSFRPAAHRLELVGEANGVRYFDDSKATNVGATLRSIESFDGGVHLIMGGVDKGGSYGPLVEAVKRRVTALYLMGEAADRIEKELGGAAKVVRVADMADAVRRASDAASRGDVVLLAPACSSFDMYDNYKERGKHFALLAAERMKER; this is encoded by the coding sequence GTGGATCCCGCACGGAGACATGACCTCTCCGGCGAACGGGTGCTGGTGGTCGGCGGTGCATTGACCGGCATAAGCGTCTGTCGCTTTTTAGCCCGGCGGGGCTCTCGGGTGACATTGACCGATCTATCAAATCTCGCAGGGAAGGAGAGTGAGCTTTCGGCCCTCGCCGGGCTGGGGGTGAATCTCGTGATCGGCGGACACCGGGATCGTGACTTCCTGGATGCAGATCTGATCGTCGTCAGCCCCGGAGTGCCCCTCTTTATCGAATCGCTCGTAAAGGCGAAACAGGCCGGCGTGACGATTATCGGGGATGTGGAGCTGGCGTCCTGGTATCTGAAGGCCCCGATCCTCGCCGTCACCGGCACGAACGGTAAGACCACCACCACGGCGCTGTTGGGGGAGATGCTTGATGCATGCAATCTTTCGGTCGCCGTGGGGGGCAACATCGGCGAGCCCCTGGTGGACCTCGTGGAAGGATCGGAAAACCTGGACTGTGTCGTCGCGGAGCTTTCCAGCTTTCAGTTGGAGGCGATCGATACGTTCAGGCCGCATGTCGCGGTGCTCTTGAACATCACACCGGATCATCTGGACCGGTATCCCGGGTTCGAGGAATACGTCCTCTCCAAGATGCGGATATTCGAAAACCAGACGGGGGAAGATTACGCGGTGCTCAACGCCGACGATCTCGAGGTAACGGCCCGAACGGAACGCATCAGGCCAAAGCGGGTCTGTTTTTCCGGGCAAAAAGCCCTCGACGAGGGGGTGATCTGGGATGACGGGCGTATCGTCTGCCGCATGGAGGGGGCCTCGTATTCATACAATCCGGAAGGATCGGCCCTGACGGGCGTTCACAACAGGGAGAACATCATGGCCGCCGTGGCGGCGGCAGCCGTGATGGGATGTGCGGGAGAGGCGGTGGATCGGGCGATTCACTCCTTTCGTCCCGCGGCCCATCGCCTGGAGCTGGTGGGTGAGGCGAACGGTGTGCGCTATTTCGACGATTCAAAGGCCACCAACGTGGGGGCGACCCTCAGGTCTATCGAGAGCTTCGATGGCGGTGTGCACCTGATCATGGGGGGGGTGGACAAGGGGGGGAGCTACGGACCGCTTGTAGAGGCGGTGAAGCGACGGGTGACGGCCCTCTATCTGATGGGGGAGGCGGCGGACCGCATCGAGAAGGAGCTGGGCGGGGCGGCGAAGGTCGTGCGGGTTGCGGATATGGCCGATGCGGTGCGTCGGGCGTCCGACGCCGCATCGAGGGGGGATGTGGTGCTTTTGGCCCCGGCATGTTCCAGCTTTGATATGTACGATAATTACAAGGAGCGGGGGAAGCACTTCGCTCTGCTTGCCGCCGAGCGGATGAAAGAACGATGA
- the ftsW gene encoding putative lipid II flippase FtsW has translation MSRYRYDKILIAVTLLLVLFGIMMVFSASFVVSYQESGTEFHFFQRQAAFAVLGLVLLGLTMTLDYHILKTYVYPILGFSLLLLVLVLIPGVGLKINNARRWIGVMGLNFQPSELAKLALVIYLAYSLTKKDDKIKTLKVGYLPHLVLMLIMAFLIWKQPDFGAAITIGVIAFIMLFVAGTRLSYLLATVLATAPFIYLGVVNVEYRFKRIIAFLNPWEDPTGSGYHIIQSFLAFGSGGLTGTGLGQGTQKLFYLPYAYSDFIFAVIGEELGFIGACVVISAYVVLAVRGFRAARMAPDLFGTYLAVGITCLITVGAILNTGVVTGLFPTKGMTLPFISYGGSSLVVNMLAAGILINVSGQGVES, from the coding sequence ATGAGCAGATATCGATACGACAAGATACTGATCGCCGTCACACTGCTCCTGGTGCTTTTCGGCATCATGATGGTGTTTTCCGCGAGCTTCGTGGTGTCCTACCAGGAATCCGGCACGGAATTTCATTTCTTTCAGCGGCAGGCTGCGTTCGCGGTGCTGGGGCTGGTGTTGCTCGGGTTGACGATGACCCTCGATTATCACATCCTGAAGACATATGTCTACCCGATACTCGGTTTCAGTCTCCTGCTTCTGGTGCTGGTGCTGATTCCGGGCGTCGGCCTGAAGATAAACAACGCCCGCAGGTGGATCGGCGTTATGGGGCTTAATTTTCAGCCGTCGGAGCTGGCGAAGCTCGCCCTGGTGATATACCTTGCATATTCCCTGACGAAGAAGGACGACAAGATAAAGACCCTCAAGGTCGGATACTTGCCGCATCTGGTGCTCATGCTGATCATGGCGTTTCTCATCTGGAAACAGCCGGATTTCGGCGCCGCGATAACCATCGGCGTCATCGCATTCATCATGCTGTTTGTGGCGGGAACCCGCCTGTCGTATCTCTTGGCCACGGTATTGGCGACCGCTCCCTTCATATATCTGGGGGTGGTCAACGTGGAATACCGGTTCAAACGGATTATCGCGTTTTTGAATCCCTGGGAGGATCCCACCGGGAGCGGGTATCACATCATCCAGTCCTTTCTCGCCTTCGGCTCCGGCGGATTGACCGGTACCGGGCTGGGGCAGGGGACCCAGAAGCTGTTTTACCTCCCCTATGCGTATTCGGATTTCATCTTTGCGGTTATCGGGGAGGAGCTCGGTTTTATCGGCGCCTGTGTCGTGATATCGGCGTACGTGGTGTTGGCGGTGCGGGGCTTCAGGGCGGCCAGAATGGCGCCGGACCTGTTCGGCACATATCTGGCGGTGGGCATTACCTGCCTGATTACCGTAGGGGCGATACTGAACACCGGCGTCGTGACGGGACTCTTTCCCACGAAGGGGATGACATTACCTTTTATCAGCTACGGGGGGTCATCCCTGGTGGTCAACATGCTGGCAGCGGGGATTCTCATTAACGTGTCGGGCCAGGGGGTGGAATCGTGA
- the murG gene encoding undecaprenyldiphospho-muramoylpentapeptide beta-N-acetylglucosaminyltransferase, protein MNIVIAGGGTGGHLFCGIAVYECLKVRTDIYCDVRFIGSKTGLEASVLPDLEIPVSFIPVVKLRTSGIVGRMKSLAMLPISILSSIGHLRKLAPDVVLGVGGYASGPVVLAACLMRIPTALIEQNAVAGFTNRVLGRWAKKVFLGLPGAESAFRKEQAEFVGNPVRVSLTEIPPVDSVPAPFTVLVFGGSQGARRINELVTGALKMLGNLKSDIQFLHVTGEHDYPWVSRAYRTESVRAEVLKFTNDMYKLYARAHFVIGRSGALTVSELAAAGRGALLIPYPYAVDDHQAANARYLVDRDAAFMIRQHELTEKKLADVIVNMINEPKKFIHMGELAGSLATPDAARRIADWLVERGGTAS, encoded by the coding sequence GTGAATATCGTTATCGCGGGAGGGGGCACCGGCGGACATCTATTCTGCGGCATCGCGGTGTATGAATGCCTGAAGGTGCGTACCGACATCTATTGTGATGTGCGGTTCATCGGTTCGAAGACCGGACTGGAGGCGAGCGTGCTGCCGGATCTCGAGATTCCCGTGTCGTTCATCCCGGTGGTGAAGCTCAGGACGAGCGGTATAGTCGGCAGAATGAAATCGCTCGCGATGCTCCCGATATCCATCCTGTCATCGATCGGGCATCTGAGGAAGCTTGCGCCCGACGTGGTGCTGGGGGTCGGCGGGTACGCCTCGGGCCCCGTGGTGCTGGCGGCGTGTCTGATGAGAATTCCGACGGCGCTTATCGAACAGAATGCCGTGGCCGGATTTACCAACCGGGTACTGGGGAGGTGGGCGAAGAAGGTGTTTTTGGGACTTCCCGGGGCGGAATCGGCGTTTCGAAAGGAGCAGGCGGAGTTCGTGGGGAATCCGGTAAGGGTGTCGCTCACCGAAATTCCACCCGTGGATAGCGTACCCGCTCCCTTTACCGTGCTGGTGTTCGGCGGCAGCCAGGGAGCCAGGCGCATTAACGAACTGGTGACGGGCGCCCTGAAGATGCTGGGAAACCTCAAAAGTGACATTCAATTTCTCCATGTAACCGGAGAGCATGACTATCCTTGGGTATCCAGGGCGTATCGGACCGAATCAGTGAGGGCAGAGGTGCTCAAATTCACAAACGACATGTACAAACTCTATGCCCGGGCGCACTTCGTGATCGGACGGTCCGGGGCGCTCACGGTTTCGGAGTTGGCCGCCGCGGGCCGGGGGGCGCTTTTGATCCCCTATCCTTATGCCGTCGATGATCACCAGGCGGCCAACGCCCGGTATCTTGTCGATAGGGATGCCGCATTCATGATCAGGCAGCATGAGCTGACGGAGAAAAAATTGGCCGATGTAATCGTCAATATGATCAACGAGCCGAAAAAGTTCATACATATGGGGGAGCTCGCCGGGAGCCTAGCCACCCCCGACGCCGCCCGGCGCATCGCCGACTGGCTCGTGGAGAGGGGGGGGACGGCATCATGA
- a CDS encoding UDP-N-acetylmuramate--L-alanine ligase: MNRFDRREYKGFHRVHFVGIGGIGMSGIAEVLLNLGYEVSGSDLKRSDITQRLSDMGAKIHYGHAEKNLEDADVVVASTAVKNDNPEVKAAEERTIPVIPRAEMLAELMRIKYGIAVAGTHGKTTTTSMIATLLGVGNLDPTIVIGGKLDFIGSNAKLGEGQFLVAEADESDGSFLMLTPTITVVTNIEEEHMDHYGCLEEIREDFITFVNSVPFYGLNVLCLEHENVQGIIPRVNRRFVTYGFSPQADFYASRVRFEGLTSTFDVNFRGEGWGEITLHMPGAHNVLNSLSAVAVGMEVGLDFATIQRGLNGFTGVHRRFQVKGEKAGVTVVDDYGHHPTEIIATLKAARNIWNGRIIAVFQPHRYTRTRDAFEGFLTAFFAADVLVMTDIYPAGEDPIPGVTAKSLFDGIRERGMKEAYFIPDKKKVAGKLAELVRPGDMVITLGAGDINQAGMKLLEMA; the protein is encoded by the coding sequence ATGAATCGATTCGATCGGAGGGAATACAAGGGATTTCATCGGGTGCACTTCGTCGGCATCGGCGGCATCGGCATGAGCGGTATCGCGGAGGTGCTTTTGAACCTCGGATACGAGGTGTCCGGATCCGACCTGAAACGCTCGGACATCACCCAGCGTCTTTCTGATATGGGCGCGAAGATACATTACGGTCATGCCGAGAAGAACCTCGAGGACGCCGATGTGGTGGTCGCCTCCACCGCCGTGAAGAACGACAATCCGGAGGTGAAAGCCGCCGAGGAGCGCACTATCCCGGTCATTCCCAGGGCCGAGATGCTGGCAGAATTGATGCGCATCAAATACGGCATTGCGGTGGCCGGCACCCATGGAAAGACCACCACCACCTCGATGATCGCGACGCTTCTGGGCGTGGGAAACCTCGACCCGACAATCGTCATCGGAGGAAAACTCGATTTCATCGGCTCAAACGCAAAGCTCGGGGAGGGACAGTTCCTGGTCGCCGAGGCGGACGAGAGCGACGGCTCGTTTCTGATGCTCACCCCCACCATCACGGTGGTCACGAACATCGAGGAAGAGCACATGGATCATTACGGGTGCCTGGAGGAGATTCGGGAGGATTTCATCACCTTCGTCAACTCGGTGCCCTTTTACGGTCTGAATGTGCTGTGTCTCGAGCACGAGAACGTTCAGGGCATCATCCCCCGGGTCAATCGCCGGTTCGTCACCTACGGTTTTTCGCCCCAGGCGGATTTTTACGCGTCCCGGGTGCGGTTTGAAGGGCTCACCTCCACATTTGATGTGAACTTTCGGGGAGAGGGATGGGGGGAGATCACGCTGCATATGCCCGGCGCCCACAATGTGCTCAATTCCCTCTCCGCCGTGGCCGTGGGTATGGAGGTGGGGCTCGACTTCGCCACCATTCAGAGGGGCCTCAACGGCTTTACCGGCGTGCATCGGCGCTTTCAGGTCAAGGGGGAAAAGGCGGGAGTGACGGTGGTCGACGATTACGGCCATCACCCCACGGAGATTATCGCCACTTTAAAGGCGGCCCGCAACATCTGGAACGGACGGATCATTGCGGTGTTCCAGCCCCATCGCTATACCAGAACCCGGGACGCCTTTGAGGGATTCCTGACGGCCTTCTTCGCGGCGGACGTTCTGGTGATGACCGACATCTATCCCGCGGGAGAGGACCCGATACCGGGAGTCACGGCGAAATCGCTCTTCGACGGCATCCGGGAGCGGGGGATGAAGGAGGCGTATTTCATCCCGGACAAGAAAAAAGTGGCGGGGAAACTCGCGGAACTGGTACGGCCGGGGGATATGGTTATCACCCTGGGTGCGGGGGATATCAATCAAGCGGGCATGAAGCTTTTGGAGATGGCATAG
- the murB gene encoding UDP-N-acetylmuramate dehydrogenase: protein MNRAMGDILHEQVKGRVRENEPMEHHTSFRIGGPADLFVEPRDLDDLIIALEICTEHQIPVMIVGAGTNMLVRDGGIRGAVIGLREMKRVERRGASSVYADCGALLSGLVMKSVSWELSDLEFAVGIPGSVGGAVIMNAGAHGSSISNVVKRVEMVSPDGSVNIIDVYDLSFSYRRCHIDEGKIVTGVEFTLQPGDSVDIKKRIEKHLSWRKDNQPLKYPSAGSVFKNPPDVSAGKVIDDLGMKGMNVGGAKVSETHANFIVNTGGAVARDVLELIDRIRERVNDRHGIELELEIRVVGEDE from the coding sequence ATGAACCGGGCGATGGGAGACATACTGCATGAGCAAGTGAAGGGACGGGTGCGGGAGAACGAGCCGATGGAGCATCACACCTCCTTTCGGATCGGCGGGCCGGCGGACCTGTTTGTGGAGCCTCGTGACCTGGATGATCTCATCATCGCTCTGGAAATATGTACAGAGCATCAAATCCCCGTTATGATTGTCGGCGCCGGAACGAATATGCTGGTCAGAGACGGCGGGATTCGCGGCGCGGTGATCGGTCTCCGGGAGATGAAACGGGTGGAGCGGCGGGGCGCTTCGAGCGTATACGCGGACTGTGGGGCGCTTCTTTCCGGTCTGGTGATGAAGTCCGTCTCGTGGGAGTTGTCCGACCTGGAATTCGCCGTGGGGATTCCGGGAAGCGTCGGAGGTGCCGTCATCATGAACGCCGGCGCCCACGGATCGAGCATATCGAATGTGGTAAAAAGGGTGGAGATGGTTTCTCCCGACGGGTCAGTAAATATTATCGACGTTTATGATCTTTCGTTTTCATATCGAAGGTGTCATATAGACGAAGGAAAGATCGTCACCGGGGTCGAATTTACTCTTCAGCCCGGGGACTCCGTTGACATAAAGAAACGGATAGAAAAACACCTCTCGTGGCGAAAAGACAACCAGCCCCTGAAATACCCCTCCGCCGGGTCGGTGTTCAAAAACCCCCCCGATGTGTCGGCGGGGAAGGTCATAGACGATCTGGGTATGAAGGGAATGAATGTGGGTGGGGCGAAGGTGTCCGAGACCCATGCCAACTTCATCGTCAACACCGGGGGGGCTGTGGCCCGGGATGTGCTGGAGCTCATCGATCGTATCAGGGAGCGGGTCAACGATCGACACGGCATCGAGCTGGAGCTGGAGATTCGGGTTGTGGGGGAGGATGAATGA
- a CDS encoding FtsQ-type POTRA domain-containing protein has translation MSRDYKHYTSREGNDRKGKSKKDSRSPSGSPTSGLFVMLLILLGVGFGVYKLSPVLSQRLSDADYFRISAVDVIGVERADKDEIARAVGVTVGESVLETDLLAMRERIEAVTWIKSVEVIRELPSKIVIRVEEHMPVGVIIDGNETRFVDPDGMTAVMNETVDAYPLFVDMKTAEEVIEAARLMEVLLRSGVTTLESVAMVSHDPMAGFEIVTRGGTRVRVGNAPFEEKIERLKMILPDATAQGTIEYIYLDMDDRIVVKNETL, from the coding sequence ATGAGCAGGGATTATAAGCATTATACATCCCGGGAAGGGAACGATCGAAAGGGTAAAAGCAAAAAGGATTCTCGTTCTCCATCCGGATCTCCGACGAGCGGCCTGTTTGTGATGCTTCTGATACTTCTGGGAGTCGGATTCGGGGTGTACAAGCTGAGCCCTGTTCTGTCCCAGAGATTGTCCGATGCGGACTATTTCAGAATCAGCGCCGTTGACGTAATAGGGGTGGAGCGGGCCGACAAGGATGAGATAGCCCGGGCAGTGGGCGTAACGGTGGGGGAGAGTGTGTTGGAGACCGATCTTTTGGCCATGCGGGAGCGGATAGAGGCGGTGACCTGGATCAAGAGCGTCGAAGTGATCCGGGAGCTTCCGTCCAAGATCGTCATCCGCGTGGAGGAACATATGCCCGTGGGGGTGATCATCGACGGGAATGAGACGAGGTTCGTCGATCCCGACGGCATGACCGCAGTTATGAACGAGACGGTGGATGCATACCCACTGTTTGTGGACATGAAAACGGCCGAGGAAGTGATCGAGGCCGCCCGGCTGATGGAGGTGCTTCTGAGGTCCGGGGTGACCACGCTGGAATCGGTGGCGATGGTGTCCCACGATCCGATGGCGGGATTTGAAATTGTGACACGGGGGGGAACGAGAGTCCGTGTCGGGAATGCTCCCTTTGAAGAAAAGATCGAGAGATTGAAAATGATTCTTCCGGACGCGACGGCCCAGGGAACCATTGAGTATATCTATCTTGATATGGACGACAGGATTGTTGTAAAGAACGAAACGCTGTAA
- the ftsA gene encoding cell division protein FtsA has translation MSSNGNVFVGLDIGTTKICAIVGEIVDGEVEIIGIGTTPSKGLRKGVVINIESTVASIKKAIEEAELMAGLEIKSVYAGIAGGHIKGFNSHGIIAVKNRVVGDGDIKRVIDAARAIAIPVDREVIHILPQEFIVDDQDGIQEPIGMNGVRLEAKVHIVTGAVTSAQNIIRCVNRTGIDVSTIVLEQLASAEAVLTPDEKELGVAIVDIGGGTTDVALFCEGSIKHTAVFSLGGDHLTNDIAVGLRTPIVEAEKLKKGNGSAMAALVERDETIEVPSVGGRRPRTISRQILAEIIEPRVEEMLSLVAREITRSGYGDMLASGVVLTGGSSLLFGMAEMGEQIFNMPVRIGYPGGIGGLVDVVNSPMYATGVGLVLYGARNQEAAKFRVGDNNVFGKVVTRFREIINDYF, from the coding sequence ATGTCTTCAAACGGGAACGTGTTCGTCGGCCTTGACATCGGAACCACGAAAATCTGCGCTATTGTCGGAGAGATCGTGGACGGCGAGGTCGAGATCATCGGGATCGGCACGACGCCCTCCAAGGGTTTGCGAAAAGGGGTGGTTATAAATATAGAGAGTACCGTTGCGTCCATCAAGAAGGCCATAGAAGAGGCGGAACTGATGGCGGGGCTTGAAATCAAATCGGTATACGCAGGAATCGCCGGAGGGCACATCAAGGGTTTTAACAGCCACGGTATTATCGCGGTGAAAAACCGCGTGGTCGGCGACGGCGACATCAAGCGGGTAATCGATGCGGCCCGGGCCATCGCCATACCGGTGGATCGGGAGGTCATCCATATCCTGCCCCAGGAGTTCATCGTGGACGACCAGGACGGCATCCAGGAGCCCATTGGGATGAACGGCGTACGGCTGGAGGCGAAGGTACATATCGTCACGGGGGCGGTGACGTCCGCCCAGAACATCATCCGCTGTGTCAATCGAACCGGCATCGACGTGTCGACCATCGTATTGGAGCAGCTGGCCTCGGCGGAGGCGGTGCTGACCCCCGATGAGAAGGAGCTGGGCGTGGCCATCGTCGACATCGGCGGCGGCACCACCGACGTGGCCCTGTTCTGTGAGGGGAGCATCAAGCATACCGCGGTATTCTCCCTGGGAGGTGATCATCTGACCAACGATATCGCGGTGGGGCTTCGCACCCCCATCGTCGAGGCGGAAAAGCTCAAAAAGGGGAATGGATCGGCGATGGCGGCCCTGGTGGAGCGGGATGAGACCATAGAAGTCCCGTCGGTTGGGGGGAGGCGTCCACGGACAATTTCGCGGCAGATACTGGCGGAGATTATTGAGCCGAGGGTGGAGGAAATGCTCAGCCTGGTTGCGAGAGAGATCACCCGTTCCGGGTACGGCGATATGCTTGCGTCGGGGGTTGTGTTGACCGGAGGATCTTCGCTTCTTTTCGGCATGGCCGAGATGGGCGAGCAGATTTTCAATATGCCGGTGAGGATTGGATATCCGGGAGGTATCGGGGGGCTTGTGGATGTGGTCAACAGTCCCATGTACGCCACCGGGGTGGGATTAGTGCTCTACGGGGCCAGGAATCAGGAGGCGGCGAAGTTTCGCGTGGGCGACAACAACGTTTTCGGTAAAGTGGTCACCCGGTTTCGGGAGATCATCAACGACTATTTTTAA